A genomic window from Streptomyces sp. WMMC940 includes:
- the hflX gene encoding GTPase HflX, whose product MTSSSSTSQDAQSFAETTRTESLRADALMEEDVAWSYEIDGERDGDQFDRSDRAALRRVAGLSTELEDVTEVEYRQLRLERVVLVGVWTSGTVQDAENSLAELAALAETAGALVLDGVIQRRDKPDPATYIGSGKANELRDIVLESGADTVVCDGELSPGQLIHLEDIVKVKVVDRTALILDIFAQHAKSREGKAQVALAQMQYMLPRLRGWGQSMSRQMGGGSGGMATRGPGETKIETDRRRIREKMAKMRREIAEMKTGREIKRQERKRHRVPSVAIAGYTNAGKSSLLNRLTGAGVLVENALFATLDPTVRRAETPSGRLCTLADTVGFVRHLPHHLVEAFRSTMEEVGESDLILHVVDGSHPAPEEQLAAVREVIRDVGAVDVPEIVVINKADAADPLVLQRLLRIERHAIAVSARTGAGIDELLAIIDAELPRPQVEIEVLLPYTQGALVSRVHADGEVLSEEHTSEGTLLKARVHEELAAALGPYVPATR is encoded by the coding sequence ATGACCTCCTCTTCATCCACTTCCCAGGACGCGCAGAGCTTCGCGGAGACCACCCGCACCGAGAGCCTTCGGGCCGATGCCCTGATGGAAGAGGACGTCGCCTGGAGCTACGAGATCGACGGAGAGCGGGACGGCGACCAGTTCGACCGCTCCGACCGTGCCGCGCTGCGGCGTGTGGCGGGACTCTCCACCGAGCTCGAGGACGTCACCGAGGTCGAGTACCGGCAGTTGCGCCTCGAGCGCGTCGTGCTCGTCGGCGTATGGACCTCCGGGACCGTCCAGGACGCGGAGAACTCCCTCGCGGAGCTGGCCGCCCTCGCCGAGACGGCTGGAGCCCTCGTGCTCGACGGTGTGATCCAGCGCCGCGACAAGCCGGACCCGGCCACGTACATCGGCTCGGGCAAGGCCAACGAGCTGCGCGACATCGTGCTCGAGAGCGGGGCCGACACCGTCGTCTGCGACGGTGAGCTCAGCCCGGGCCAGCTGATCCACCTCGAGGACATCGTCAAGGTCAAGGTGGTCGACCGGACCGCCCTGATCCTCGACATCTTCGCTCAGCACGCCAAGTCCCGGGAGGGCAAGGCGCAGGTGGCCCTGGCGCAGATGCAGTACATGCTGCCCCGGCTGCGCGGCTGGGGCCAGTCGATGTCCCGGCAGATGGGCGGCGGCAGCGGCGGCATGGCCACCCGAGGCCCCGGTGAGACCAAGATCGAGACGGACCGGCGCCGGATCCGCGAGAAGATGGCGAAGATGCGCCGGGAGATCGCGGAGATGAAGACCGGCCGCGAGATCAAGCGGCAGGAGCGCAAGCGCCACAGGGTTCCGTCCGTGGCGATCGCCGGCTACACCAACGCGGGCAAGTCCTCGCTGCTCAACCGCCTCACCGGCGCCGGTGTCCTGGTGGAGAACGCGCTGTTCGCCACCCTGGACCCGACCGTGCGACGGGCCGAGACCCCGAGCGGCAGGCTCTGCACGCTGGCCGACACCGTCGGATTCGTCCGGCACCTTCCCCACCACCTCGTCGAGGCGTTCCGCTCCACGATGGAGGAGGTCGGCGAGTCCGACCTCATCCTGCACGTGGTGGACGGCTCGCATCCCGCACCGGAGGAGCAGCTGGCCGCCGTGCGCGAGGTGATCCGGGACGTCGGCGCGGTGGACGTGCCGGAGATCGTCGTGATCAACAAGGCGGACGCGGCCGATCCGCTCGTGCTGCAGCGCCTGCTGCGCATCGAGCGGCACGCCATCGCCGTCTCGGCCCGTACGGGCGCCGGGATCGACGAACTCCTCGCGATCATCGACGCCGAACTGCCGCGCCCGCAGGTCGAGATCGAGGTCCTGCTGCCGTACACACAGGGAGCGCTCGTCTCGCGCGTCCACGCCGACGGCGAGGTCCTGTCGGAGGAGCACACCTCCGAGGGCACGCTGCTCAAGGCGCGGGTGCACGAGGAACTCGCGGCCGCGCTGGGGCCGTACGTCCCGGCGACGCGCTGA
- a CDS encoding M1 family metallopeptidase: MLITSRRLRAALLVTASATLVAAVLPGPEPLGIGDPLFPHLGNPGYDVLTYDIAFTYRGANSRPLDAVTKIDARATKHLERINLDFTSGTVRAVEVNGSSAEFTTAGEDLVITPRRAVDAGTPLAITVTHTSDPKGGEAGGWVRTTDGLAMANQADAAHRVFPCNDHPADKAHFTFRITAPTGLTAVANGLPVPAARTGAAEPTAKSATRTWVYRTRHPMATELAQVSIGKSAVVRREGPHGLPLRDVVPAAQRARLEPWLRKTPGHITWMENKVGRYPFETYGVLLAQAETGFALETQTLSLFETSMFTDARYPKWYVESVMVHELAHQWFGNSVTPRTWSDLWLNEGHATWYGSLYAEEHAEQPLEEQMREAYAQSDGWRAAGGPPAAPKPAAPGRQLGLFRPIVYEGSALVLYALRQEIGKDAFETLERAWVAEHRDGTATTADFTALAQRVSGRDLTGFFRGWLYGEKTPRMPGHPDWRSEAPSAQRNAAPAVKH; encoded by the coding sequence ATGCTGATCACCTCACGACGCCTGCGGGCGGCGTTGCTCGTCACCGCCTCGGCCACGCTGGTCGCCGCCGTACTGCCCGGCCCCGAACCGCTGGGGATCGGGGATCCGCTGTTCCCGCACCTGGGCAACCCCGGGTACGACGTCCTCACCTACGACATCGCCTTCACCTACCGGGGCGCCAACAGCAGGCCGCTGGATGCCGTGACGAAGATCGACGCACGGGCCACGAAGCACCTGGAGCGGATCAACCTCGACTTCACCAGCGGCACCGTACGGGCTGTCGAGGTGAACGGCAGCAGTGCCGAGTTCACGACCGCCGGCGAGGACCTGGTGATCACCCCGCGACGGGCCGTGGACGCAGGCACCCCCCTCGCCATCACCGTCACCCACACCAGCGATCCGAAGGGTGGGGAGGCGGGCGGCTGGGTGCGCACGACCGACGGCCTGGCGATGGCCAACCAGGCCGACGCCGCCCACCGCGTCTTCCCCTGCAACGACCACCCCGCAGACAAGGCGCACTTCACGTTCCGCATCACGGCACCGACGGGGCTGACCGCCGTGGCCAACGGCCTCCCGGTCCCGGCCGCCCGGACCGGTGCCGCCGAGCCCACCGCCAAGTCCGCCACCAGGACCTGGGTCTATCGCACCCGGCACCCCATGGCGACCGAGCTGGCCCAGGTCAGCATCGGGAAGTCGGCCGTCGTCCGCCGCGAGGGCCCGCACGGCCTGCCCCTACGGGACGTCGTCCCCGCAGCGCAGCGGGCACGGCTCGAGCCCTGGCTCAGGAAGACCCCCGGGCACATCACCTGGATGGAGAACAAGGTCGGGCGCTATCCGTTCGAGACGTACGGAGTGCTCCTGGCGCAGGCCGAGACCGGGTTCGCCCTGGAGACCCAGACGCTTTCGCTCTTCGAGACGTCGATGTTCACCGACGCCCGGTACCCGAAGTGGTACGTCGAGTCGGTCATGGTCCACGAACTCGCCCACCAGTGGTTCGGCAACAGCGTCACGCCGCGGACCTGGTCGGACCTCTGGCTCAACGAGGGCCACGCCACCTGGTACGGCTCGCTGTACGCGGAGGAGCACGCCGAGCAGCCGCTCGAGGAGCAGATGCGCGAGGCATACGCGCAGTCCGACGGCTGGCGCGCCGCCGGCGGGCCACCGGCCGCCCCGAAGCCCGCGGCACCCGGCCGGCAGCTCGGGCTGTTCCGGCCGATCGTGTACGAGGGCAGTGCGCTGGTCCTCTACGCACTGCGACAGGAGATCGGCAAGGACGCGTTCGAGACGCTGGAGCGGGCCTGGGTCGCCGAGCACCGGGACGGCACGGCGACGACGGCGGACTTCACCGCCCTCGCCCAGCGGGTCTCGGGCCGCGACCTGACCGGGTTCTTCAGGGGCTGGCTCTACGGGGAGAAGACCCCGAGGATGCCCGGGCACCCGGACTGGCGCAGTGAGGCCCCGTCGGCCCAGCGGAATGCCGCGCCCGCCGTGAAGCACTGA
- a CDS encoding RelA/SpoT family protein — MSAEATNPGAPSRRRARPRLDLRRLGRAALLGPTARDRVPDAIGHVAEAHRAHHPDADLTILRRAYVLAESSHRGQFRKSGEPYITHPLAVTLILAELGAETTTLTASLLHDTVEDTEVTLDQVRTEFGEEVCYLVDGVTKLEKVDYGAAAEPETFRKMLVATGNDVRVMSIKLADRLHNMRTLGVMRPEKQARIAKVTRDVLIPLAERLGVQALKTELEDLVFAILHPEEYERTRALIAENADAGDALATVAESVGAVLRDAGIPAEVLVRPRHFVSVHRLRLKRGELSGTDFGRLLVLVGEDADCYAVLGELHTCFTPLISEFKDFIAAPKFNLYQSLHTAVAGSDGAVAEVLIRTHQMHRVAEAGVVALGNPYTALDTADGGGTAGAGDAPGGADGERADPTRPGWLSRLLEWQESAPDPDTFWTSLQADLAEDREITVFRADGGTLGLPAGASCVDAAYAQYGDAAHACVGARVNGRLAALATRLGDGDTVQPLLAQDAASGPSPDWLDHARTPAARIAITSWLAEHPEAAKPQAAAPRAPVSPGGGRRAAANAVAEAPGLPDAPVRLAGCCTPVPPDVVTGFAVRGGAVTVHRGECPGVSRMRAMGREPVEVRWGRAAECRVTLVAEAFGRPRLLADLTEAIATAGAAVVSATVEPPSEQRVRHTYTLQLQDAAGLPALMRAMREVAGVYDVSRAQHPASA; from the coding sequence ATGAGTGCAGAGGCCACCAACCCTGGTGCTCCCAGCCGCCGACGCGCCCGCCCCAGGCTCGACCTCCGTCGGCTGGGCAGAGCCGCGCTGCTCGGTCCGACAGCACGGGACCGGGTCCCCGACGCCATCGGCCACGTCGCGGAGGCGCACCGCGCCCACCACCCCGACGCCGATCTGACGATCCTGCGCAGGGCGTACGTCCTCGCCGAGTCCTCGCACCGCGGGCAGTTCCGCAAGAGCGGCGAGCCGTACATCACGCACCCGCTCGCCGTGACGCTGATCCTCGCCGAACTCGGCGCGGAGACCACGACCTTGACCGCCTCGCTCCTCCACGACACCGTGGAGGACACCGAAGTGACACTCGACCAGGTGCGGACGGAGTTCGGCGAGGAGGTCTGCTACCTCGTCGACGGCGTCACCAAACTGGAGAAGGTCGACTACGGCGCGGCCGCCGAGCCGGAGACCTTCCGCAAGATGCTCGTCGCCACCGGCAACGACGTCCGGGTCATGTCCATCAAACTCGCCGACCGGCTGCACAACATGCGCACCCTCGGTGTGATGCGACCCGAGAAACAGGCGCGCATCGCCAAGGTCACCCGCGACGTGCTGATCCCGCTCGCCGAGCGGCTCGGCGTCCAGGCGCTGAAGACCGAGCTGGAGGACCTGGTCTTCGCGATCCTCCACCCCGAGGAGTACGAACGCACCCGCGCGCTCATCGCGGAGAACGCCGACGCGGGTGACGCCCTGGCCACCGTCGCCGAGAGCGTCGGAGCCGTCCTGCGGGACGCGGGCATCCCGGCCGAAGTCCTCGTCCGGCCACGGCACTTCGTCTCCGTGCACCGCCTACGGCTCAAGCGCGGCGAGCTGTCCGGCACGGACTTCGGCCGCCTCCTCGTCCTCGTCGGCGAGGACGCCGACTGCTATGCCGTCCTCGGCGAACTGCACACCTGCTTCACGCCGTTGATCTCCGAGTTCAAGGACTTCATCGCCGCCCCCAAGTTCAACCTGTACCAGTCACTGCACACGGCGGTCGCGGGCTCCGACGGAGCCGTCGCCGAAGTCCTCATCCGCACGCACCAGATGCACCGCGTCGCCGAGGCCGGTGTCGTCGCCCTCGGCAACCCGTACACGGCGCTGGACACAGCGGACGGGGGCGGCACCGCGGGCGCGGGCGACGCCCCCGGCGGAGCGGACGGCGAGCGGGCCGACCCCACCAGGCCGGGCTGGCTCTCCCGGCTGCTGGAGTGGCAGGAGTCGGCCCCGGACCCCGACACCTTCTGGACCTCGCTGCAGGCGGACCTCGCCGAGGACCGCGAGATCACCGTCTTCCGCGCGGACGGCGGCACCCTCGGCCTTCCCGCCGGGGCGAGCTGTGTGGACGCCGCCTACGCGCAGTACGGCGATGCGGCGCACGCCTGTGTCGGGGCCCGTGTCAACGGCCGGCTCGCCGCGCTGGCCACCCGGCTGGGTGACGGCGACACGGTGCAGCCGCTGCTCGCCCAGGACGCCGCCTCCGGGCCCTCGCCGGACTGGCTCGACCACGCCCGTACTCCCGCGGCCCGGATCGCGATCACCAGCTGGCTCGCCGAGCACCCCGAGGCGGCCAAGCCGCAGGCCGCAGCGCCCCGGGCGCCCGTGTCCCCCGGCGGGGGCCGGCGGGCCGCCGCGAACGCCGTCGCGGAGGCGCCCGGCCTCCCCGACGCCCCCGTCCGGCTCGCCGGATGCTGCACCCCGGTGCCGCCCGACGTGGTGACCGGATTCGCGGTCCGCGGCGGAGCGGTCACCGTGCACCGCGGCGAGTGTCCCGGCGTGTCCCGCATGCGCGCCATGGGGCGGGAGCCGGTCGAGGTGCGCTGGGGCCGGGCGGCGGAGTGCCGCGTCACGCTGGTCGCCGAGGCGTTCGGCAGGCCCCGCCTCCTCGCGGATCTCACCGAGGCCATCGCCACGGCCGGGGCTGCGGTCGTCTCCGCCACCGTCGAACCGCCGAGCGAACAGCGCGTACGCCACACGTACACGCTCCAGCTCCAGGACGCCGCCGGGCTGCCCGCGCTGATGAGGGCGATGCGCGAGGTGGCGGGGGTGTACGACGTGAGCCGCGCCCAGCACCCGGCCTCCGCCTGA
- the dapF gene encoding diaminopimelate epimerase — protein MTSDATPTTPPLSPIAFLKGHGTENDFVIVPDPGNEIELPASVVATLCDRRAGIGGDGLLHVVRSAAHPEARSQAGEAEWFMDYRNADGSIAEMCGNGVRVFARYLLRAGLVGAGDLAVATRGGVKWVHIDEDGDITVAMGRARLPEDGVTVTVDGRSWPARNVNMGNPHAVAFVEDLGHAGGLLSAPPFTPASVYPDGVNIEFVVDRGPRHVAMRVHERGSGETRSCGTGACAVAVAAARRDGADPAVTGVPVTYTVDLPGGRLVITEHPDGEIEMTGPAVIVAEGHIDPAWLEAPA, from the coding sequence GTGACCAGCGACGCCACCCCGACCACGCCACCGCTCTCGCCCATCGCCTTCCTGAAGGGCCACGGGACCGAGAACGACTTCGTGATCGTCCCGGACCCCGGCAACGAGATCGAGCTGCCCGCCTCCGTGGTCGCCACACTCTGCGACCGCCGCGCGGGCATCGGGGGCGACGGGCTGCTCCACGTCGTGCGCTCCGCCGCGCACCCCGAGGCGCGTTCCCAGGCGGGCGAGGCCGAGTGGTTCATGGACTACCGCAACGCGGACGGTTCGATCGCCGAGATGTGCGGCAACGGAGTGCGGGTGTTCGCCCGCTATCTGCTCCGGGCGGGCCTCGTCGGCGCAGGTGACCTCGCGGTGGCCACGCGCGGCGGCGTCAAGTGGGTGCACATCGACGAGGACGGCGACATCACCGTCGCCATGGGCCGGGCCCGGCTCCCCGAGGACGGTGTCACCGTCACCGTCGACGGCCGCAGCTGGCCCGCCCGGAACGTGAACATGGGCAATCCGCACGCGGTCGCGTTCGTCGAGGACCTCGGCCACGCGGGCGGACTGCTCTCCGCCCCGCCGTTCACCCCGGCCTCGGTGTACCCGGACGGAGTGAACATCGAGTTCGTCGTCGACCGGGGCCCGCGCCACGTGGCCATGAGGGTGCACGAGCGAGGCTCCGGCGAGACCCGTTCGTGCGGCACCGGCGCCTGCGCCGTCGCCGTGGCGGCGGCGCGCAGGGACGGCGCCGACCCCGCCGTGACCGGTGTCCCCGTCACGTACACGGTGGACCTTCCGGGCGGCCGGCTGGTGATCACCGAGCACCCGGACGGCGAGATCGAGATGACCGGTCCCGCCGTGATCGTCGCCGAGGGCCACATCGACCCCGCCTGGCTCGAGGCCCCGGCCTGA